A single Bacillota bacterium DNA region contains:
- the coaE gene encoding dephospho-CoA kinase (Dephospho-CoA kinase (CoaE) performs the final step in coenzyme A biosynthesis.), with protein sequence MTTIGLTGGIASGKSTVSGLLRGLGAKVIDADDISKRVTRPGAPAWRELVEAFGQDILNPDRTINRRRLGGKVFNEPAALKKLNDITHPRIVAAIKKEMDRGEKSGQITVIDAPLLIESGMAAMVDQVWVVSVDHQTQINRLMARDHFNEQEAESRTRAQLPLDVKKRYADRIIDNTGNFEQTKATILDLWNEVVARSK encoded by the coding sequence GTGACCACGATCGGCTTGACCGGCGGCATCGCCAGCGGAAAGAGCACCGTTTCGGGGCTCCTGCGCGGGCTCGGGGCCAAGGTCATCGACGCCGACGACATCTCCAAGCGGGTCACCCGTCCCGGCGCGCCGGCCTGGCGCGAACTGGTCGAGGCCTTCGGCCAGGACATCCTCAACCCCGACCGGACGATCAACCGCCGAAGACTCGGCGGCAAGGTCTTCAACGAACCGGCCGCCCTCAAGAAGCTCAACGACATCACTCATCCCCGGATCGTCGCCGCCATCAAGAAGGAGATGGACCGGGGCGAGAAGTCCGGCCAGATCACCGTCATCGACGCCCCGCTGCTGATTGAGTCCGGGATGGCCGCCATGGTCGACCAGGTCTGGGTGGTCAGCGTGGACCACCAGACCCAGATCAACCGGCTGATGGCCCGCGACCATTTCAACGAGCAGGAGGCGGAAAGCCGGACCCGAGCCCAGCTGCCGCTGGACGTCAAGAAGAGATACGCCGACCGGATCATCGACAACACCGGAAACTTCGAGC